One genomic region from Ornithinimicrobium flavum encodes:
- a CDS encoding type II toxin-antitoxin system VapB family antitoxin, translating to MIFKGVGEDRPYPPHGLDDPADWAHLAPRMVRLDELVTTRAVLDLRALLSQDSTFYGDIFCHVVKWQGTLYLEDGLHRALRAALQGRPAVHGRVLDLDTRSGR from the coding sequence ATGATCTTCAAGGGTGTGGGCGAGGACCGCCCCTACCCTCCGCACGGCCTGGACGATCCGGCCGACTGGGCGCACCTCGCCCCCCGCATGGTCCGGCTGGACGAGCTGGTCACCACCCGCGCCGTGCTCGACCTGCGCGCGCTGCTGTCCCAGGACTCCACCTTCTACGGCGACATCTTCTGCCACGTCGTGAAGTGGCAGGGCACGCTCTACCTGGAGGACGGCCTGCACCGGGCGCTGCGGGCCGCGCTCCAGGGCCGACCCGCGGTGCACGGGCGTGTCCTGGACCTGGACACCCGCAGCGGTCGCTAG
- a CDS encoding LytR C-terminal domain-containing protein, protein MSTVARRARRRAALVITGLLLALAVALLLSVATVQGWFGLGQGEGEDAAATTASAVPPPALTPAQVTVDVLNGTSTSGLAGRTAEALRTRGFDVGSVDNADGVEGVGIVRHGPEGQEAAELLETTVGQDLELVLEPEREGSEIILVLGPGWTELPTADDAVSTDGR, encoded by the coding sequence ATGTCGACGGTCGCCCGCAGAGCGCGCCGTCGGGCCGCCCTGGTCATCACCGGGCTGCTCCTCGCGCTCGCGGTGGCGCTCCTGCTGTCCGTCGCGACCGTCCAGGGCTGGTTCGGCCTGGGCCAGGGCGAGGGTGAGGACGCCGCCGCCACCACCGCCTCCGCCGTGCCGCCCCCGGCGCTCACCCCGGCCCAGGTCACGGTGGACGTCCTGAATGGCACGAGCACCTCGGGCCTCGCGGGCCGCACCGCCGAGGCCCTGCGCACCCGCGGGTTCGACGTGGGGTCGGTCGACAACGCCGACGGGGTCGAGGGGGTCGGGATCGTCCGGCACGGCCCCGAGGGCCAGGAGGCCGCCGAGCTGCTGGAGACCACCGTGGGCCAGGACCTGGAGCTGGTGCTGGAGCCCGAGCGCGAGGGCAGCGAGATCATCCTCGTCCTCGGCCCGGGGTGGACCGAGCTGCCCACCGCCGACGACGCCGTCAGCACGGACGGCCGCTGA
- a CDS encoding SRPBCC family protein, producing MTEVHEVTVARRVDASPAAVWEVLTDLEVAAERLTQVVELEILTPGPYEVGTRWRETRRMLGRSETQEMTVVENDPERRTVTEAVDTGTRYRTEIGLAPLDGGRSTQLSIRFLAWATGDPSRLQRLALTVVGPLARTLTEKTLRTELDDIAAAAQAIDRR from the coding sequence ATGACCGAGGTCCACGAGGTCACCGTGGCCCGTCGGGTCGACGCCTCCCCCGCGGCCGTCTGGGAGGTCCTCACCGACCTCGAGGTGGCGGCCGAGCGCCTGACGCAGGTGGTGGAGCTGGAGATCCTCACCCCCGGCCCCTACGAGGTGGGCACCCGGTGGCGCGAGACCCGCCGGATGCTCGGCCGGTCCGAGACCCAGGAGATGACGGTCGTCGAGAACGACCCGGAGCGACGCACCGTCACCGAGGCCGTCGACACCGGCACCCGCTACCGCACCGAGATCGGGCTCGCCCCGCTGGACGGGGGCAGGTCGACCCAGCTGTCCATCCGGTTCCTCGCCTGGGCCACGGGTGACCCCAGCAGGCTGCAACGGCTGGCGCTCACCGTCGTCGGACCGCTCGCGCGGACCCTGACGGAGAAGACGCTGCGCACCGAGCTCGACGACATCGCCGCGGCGGCCCAGGCCATCGACCGACGCTGA
- a CDS encoding DUF2231 domain-containing protein, which produces MSMHRSSPDRSPMTGLTDRIESAQGLDGLADQLGHAADRLVADPTRASLLRSGTMGHAVHPVLTDIPLGAWISAALLDWTGGPQMRPASQRLVALGNAAYLPTAVTGLAEYAGLGRRAQRVASVHAVANNIALGLNLASWLARRSDRHGLGRVLSAGALTVGGFGAYLGGHLSIGMKVGSHDPQIDDAETT; this is translated from the coding sequence ATGTCGATGCACCGCAGCTCCCCCGACCGCTCACCGATGACGGGCCTCACCGACCGGATCGAGTCCGCGCAGGGTCTGGACGGGCTCGCCGACCAGCTGGGGCACGCCGCCGACCGGCTGGTCGCGGACCCGACCCGCGCCTCGCTGCTCCGCTCGGGGACGATGGGCCACGCCGTCCACCCGGTCCTGACCGACATCCCGCTGGGCGCGTGGATCAGCGCCGCCCTGCTGGACTGGACGGGCGGCCCGCAGATGCGGCCCGCGAGCCAGCGCCTCGTCGCCCTGGGCAACGCGGCCTACCTGCCGACGGCGGTCACCGGGCTGGCCGAGTATGCCGGTCTGGGCCGCCGGGCGCAGCGGGTCGCCAGCGTGCACGCCGTGGCCAACAACATCGCCCTGGGCCTCAACCTCGCGTCGTGGCTCGCCCGCCGCAGCGACCGGCACGGGCTGGGACGTGTGCTCAGCGCCGGTGCCCTGACCGTCGGCGGCTTCGGCGCCTACCTCGGGGGCCACCTGTCGATCGGCATGAAGGTCGGCAGCCACGACCCGCAGATCGACGACGCGGAGACCACCTGA
- a CDS encoding phytoene desaturase family protein produces the protein MGDGGAVVVGAGPNGLAAAVTLARAGVPVRVIERMGSVGGGARTAEVTLPGFRHDICSAVHPMAYASPFFDRFGLRDRIAFVDPEVPYAHGLDADRVVQAFRDLGRTADGLGADGEAFRTLLRPFVDRPGLMSRLVSDTPLRPPLRPWGLLRIGLPVLEQGSPLWGHRWETEEAPALLTGAMAHPIQPMPGVGWAAAGMMLAATAHVGGWPIPVGGSQSIVDAMADDARAHGAEIVTGHEVTTLDELGDPDVVILDVSPRALARIAGERLPARYLRALRRFRYGGAAAKVDFALSGPVPWKDPRLGRAGTIHLGGPRSQMAAAEAAIARGEHPTKPFALVSQPTSFDPSRAPEGKHVLWAYTHVPHGSTLDPTEAITRRIEEFAPGFRDVVLHATALSAADLEAYNPNYVGGDIAVGDVGVRQLVARPTLSLDPWRTPARGVYLCSSATPPGPGVHGVPGWRAALSALRHDFGIRDEPDLSPRG, from the coding sequence GGGGCGGTGCCCGCACGGCGGAGGTGACGCTGCCCGGCTTCCGTCACGACATCTGCTCCGCCGTGCACCCGATGGCCTACGCCTCCCCCTTCTTCGACCGCTTCGGCCTGCGGGACCGGATCGCCTTCGTCGACCCCGAGGTCCCCTACGCCCACGGGCTCGACGCCGACCGGGTGGTCCAGGCCTTCCGCGACCTGGGCCGTACCGCGGACGGGCTCGGGGCGGACGGCGAAGCCTTCCGGACGCTGCTGCGCCCCTTCGTCGACCGACCCGGGCTGATGAGCCGGCTCGTCTCGGACACCCCGCTCCGACCCCCGCTGCGGCCCTGGGGCCTGCTGCGGATCGGGCTGCCCGTGCTGGAGCAGGGCTCCCCGCTCTGGGGCCACCGCTGGGAGACCGAGGAGGCCCCGGCGCTGCTCACCGGCGCCATGGCGCACCCGATCCAACCCATGCCCGGCGTGGGATGGGCCGCCGCGGGCATGATGCTGGCCGCGACCGCCCACGTCGGCGGCTGGCCGATCCCGGTGGGTGGCAGCCAGTCGATCGTGGACGCGATGGCCGACGACGCCCGGGCCCACGGAGCCGAGATCGTCACGGGCCACGAGGTGACGACGCTGGACGAGCTCGGCGACCCGGACGTGGTCATCCTCGACGTCAGCCCGCGGGCGCTGGCCCGGATCGCGGGGGAGCGGCTGCCCGCGCGCTACCTGCGGGCGCTGCGCCGCTTCCGCTACGGCGGGGCGGCGGCCAAGGTCGACTTCGCCCTGTCCGGGCCCGTCCCGTGGAAGGATCCCCGGCTGGGCCGGGCGGGCACGATCCACCTGGGCGGGCCCCGCAGCCAGATGGCGGCCGCGGAGGCCGCGATCGCGCGCGGCGAGCACCCGACCAAGCCGTTCGCCCTGGTGTCCCAGCCCACGAGCTTCGACCCCTCCCGGGCGCCGGAGGGCAAGCACGTCCTGTGGGCCTACACGCACGTCCCTCACGGCTCGACCCTCGACCCGACCGAGGCGATCACCCGGCGGATCGAGGAGTTCGCCCCCGGCTTCCGCGACGTCGTGCTCCACGCGACAGCGCTGTCGGCCGCGGACCTGGAGGCCTACAACCCCAACTACGTGGGCGGGGACATCGCGGTCGGTGACGTAGGGGTCCGACAGCTGGTGGCACGGCCGACCCTGTCGCTCGACCCGTGGCGGACCCCCGCGAGGGGCGTCTACCTGTGCTCCTCCGCCACTCCGCCCGGTCCCGGTGTGCACGGCGTCCCCGGGTGGCGCGCGGCGCTCTCGGCGCTCCGTCACGACTTCGGGATCAGGGACGAGCCGGACCTGTCACCGCGAGGCTGA